A DNA window from Camelina sativa cultivar DH55 chromosome 17, Cs, whole genome shotgun sequence contains the following coding sequences:
- the LOC104756422 gene encoding uncharacterized protein LOC104756422, with the protein MGIVAFNWAREGNNQLTLVMNRDNWGNRVISKASWDGHILSGRYEDSKGTWFAISKRGRVAFLMSRTLLDDDIVPFRGSEFYPSAFLESNMSPWEFAVNVQRERDIQNKLSYSLIVADMASNSMVHIRKPEKDEPNVMIGILPSGVHTLSPLHGLDSEIAVRDTFLRDRFTQMIGHLGNDPLPQLNEFASNYMLSPVGEGQETVFVEEMANHPDLDRALGMQRYGTTSTTALVVIRTGEVKIFERYREENGQLTENNLPDFTFQDN; encoded by the exons atggGGATCGTAGCATTCAACTGGGCAAGGGAAGGCAACAACCAACTTACGCTTGTGATGAACAGAGACAATTGGGGAAACAg GGTCATAAGTAAGGCATCTTGGGATGGCCATATTTTGAGTGGTCGGTACGAAGATAGCAAGGGGACGTGGTTCGCTATTTCTAAACGAGGCCGAGTCGCGTTTCTCATGAGTAGAACGTTGCTTGATGACGACATTGTTCCATTCCGCGGCTCCGAGTTTTACCCCTCTGCCTTCTTGGag AGCAATATGAGTCCTTGGGAGTTTGCCGTTAATGTACAGCGTGAAAGGGATATACAAAATAAGTTGTCCTATAGCCTTATTGTCGCAGACATGGCTTCGAATTCAATGGTTCATATCAGGAAACCTGAGAAAGATGAGCCGAATGTCATGATAGGAATCCTTCCGTCTGGTGTGCATACACTTTCTCCTCTCCACGGTCTCGATTCCGAAATCGCTGTTAGG gatACATTCCTGAGAGACCGATTTACTCAGATGATTGGTCATTTGGGAAACGATCCACTACCACAGCTTAATGAGTTTGCTAGCAACTATATGTTGAGTCCTGTGGGAGAAGGTCAAGAAACGGTGTTTGTGGAAGAAATGGCTAACCATCCTGATTTAGAT CGTGCGCTTGGAATGCAACGATATGGAACAACAAGTACGACTGCATTGGTTGTGATACGCACTGGGGAAGTGAAGATCTTCGAGAGGTACCGGGAGGAGAATGGTCAATTGACTGAGAACAACTTGCCCGATTTCACCTTCCAAGACAACTAG